One part of the Lotus japonicus ecotype B-129 chromosome 2, LjGifu_v1.2 genome encodes these proteins:
- the LOC130739273 gene encoding senescence-associated carboxylesterase 101-like isoform X1 — MTHPILFSSGIELSPLVISSGLLLRSWDVIASRHDNIVSDEGLGLSWKLYKQPGTDVVILAFEASSDSSSKLQPDLVPYSDLLLSTKSNPEFSVNNTAVTLFYENHQKLAQLLKSEINLSNQSNTKLIVTGHGLGGSVASLFTISLLDNVGSGKKRPLCITFGSPLVGDKKLQQAISRSAHWNSCFLHVVSHKDPLPRLFIANSYMPFGTFLFCSDKSSTCFENPDSSLEILVQLGSINAQSQGNQSSEYGNIIENLKPICKDLTTRAEDKFQPDSLLACISLQLQALGLTPQIQQQQQQNIDINALEAKMKKLEEKLIVQRRIIFDPSKKLNQMKGHMAQLEWYKKETKDEGKGYYDSYKNMYYQRDHDVVELHKKLTIYWEKMVEEAKLKPQREGSAFRTRYLYGGTTYRRMVEPLAISQYYKDGGDDYMKKKRSKHFELLEEWLNEAGDKDKKNLQSTSKKNVQAILTIDSCFWAHVEEALLSCKELKAGKEKEEAVKKLLKFEDYIYGVLKNYEVSPEIFLEQSSFMRWWIEYKGIKGTSYSSPLASFMNDVGKRKGYIQGTYDFP; from the exons ATGACACACCCTATACT ATTTAGCAGTGGAATCGAGCTATCACCATTGGTCATAAGCTCTGGTCTTCTTCTTAGATCCTGGGATGTTATAGCATCTCGTCATGACAACATCGTTTCTGATGAGGGACTGGGACTGTCATGGAAACTTTACAAACAACCGGGTACTGATGTGGTGATTCTAGCGTTTGAGGCCTCATCAGATTCTTCTTCCAAACTTCAACCTGATTTGGTTCCATATTCTGATTTGCTTCTCTCTACCAAGAGCAATCCAGAATTCTCTGTTAATAACACTGCAGTTACCCTTTTCTATGAAAATCATCAGAAGCTTGCTCAGTTGTTGAAATCTGAG ATTAACCTTTCCAACCAATCCAATACCAAATTGATTGTTACTGGACATGGTCTTGGAGGATCAGTTGCTTCTCTATTCACTATATCACTACTAGACAACGTTGGTTCAGGAAAGAAGCGCCCACTCTGCATCACCTTTGGCTCACCCCTTGTTGGTGACAAGAAATTACAACAAGCCATATCCCGTAGTGCTCATTGGAATTCTTGCTTTCTGCATGTTGTGTCGCACAAAGACCCGCTTCCAAGGCTCTTCATTGCAAATTCCTACATGCCTTTTGGAACATTTCTCTTCTGTTCTGATAAAAGTTCTACTTGTTTTGAGAACCCTGACTCTAGTTTGGAAATTCTCGTGCAATTGGGCTCAATCAATGCTCAAAGTCAAGGAAATCAATCTTCTGAGTACggaaatataattgaaaatctCAAACCAATTTGCAAGGATTTGACTACTCGGGCTGAAGACAAGTTTCAACCAGATTCACTACTTGCTTGTATCAGTTTGCAGTTGCAGGCACTAGGATTGACACCACAAATTCAG cagcagcagcaacagaaCATTGATATCAATGCTCTGGAAGCAAAGATGAAAAAACTAGAAGAAAAGCTTATTGTCCAAAGGAGGATAATATTTGATCCTTCCAAGAAATTGAATCAAATGAAGGGACACATGGCTCAACTTGAATGGTACAAGAAGGAAACTAAAGATGAGGGGAAAGGGTACTATGACAGCTACAAGAACATGTACTACCAAAGGGACCATGATGTTGTAGAGCTGCACAAAAAGCTAACCATTTACTGGGAAAAGATGGTTGAAGAAGCAAAGTTGAAGCCTCAGAGAGAAGGCTCCGCTTTTCGTACCCGTTATCTCTATGGTGGAACTACCTACAGGAGAATGGTTGAACCATTAGCTATTTCTCAGTACTATAAAGACGGGGGTGATGactatatgaagaagaaaaggtcTAAGCACTTTGAACTGTTGGAGGAGTGGTTGAACGAAGCAGGTGATAAAGATAAAAAGAATTTGCAGAGTACAAGTAAGAAAAATGTGCAAGCTATATTAACCATAGATTCTTGCTTTTGGGCACATGTTGAAGAAGCTCTCCTCTCATGCAAAGAGTTGAAGGCTggcaaagagaaagaagaggCAGTGAAGAAATTGCTTAAATTTGAGGACTATATTTATGGGGTGCTTAAGAATTATGAAGTGTCCCCTGAGATTTTCTTGGAGCAAAGCAGCTTTATGCGTTGGTGGATTGAGTATAAAGGAATTAAGGGAACTTCATATAGTTCACCACTCGCCAGCTTCATGAACGATGTTGGCAAGCGTAAGGGGTATATTCAGGGAACTTATGATTTCCCCTGA
- the LOC130739273 gene encoding senescence-associated carboxylesterase 101-like isoform X2, whose product MTHPILFSSGIELSPLVISSGLLLRSWDVIASRHDNIVSDEGLGLSWKLYKQPGTDVVILAFEASSDSSSKLQPDLVPYSDLLLSTKSNPEFSVNNTAVTLFYENHQKLAQLLKSEINLSNQSNTKLIVTGHGLGGSVASLFTISLLDNVGSGKKRPLCITFGSPLVGDKKLQQAISRSAHWNSCFLHVVSHKDPLPRLFIANSYMPFGTFLFCSDKSSTCFENPDSSLEILVQLGSINAQSQGNQSSEYGNIIENLKPICKDLTTRAEDKFQPDSLLACISLQLQALGLTPQIQQQQQNIDINALEAKMKKLEEKLIVQRRIIFDPSKKLNQMKGHMAQLEWYKKETKDEGKGYYDSYKNMYYQRDHDVVELHKKLTIYWEKMVEEAKLKPQREGSAFRTRYLYGGTTYRRMVEPLAISQYYKDGGDDYMKKKRSKHFELLEEWLNEAGDKDKKNLQSTSKKNVQAILTIDSCFWAHVEEALLSCKELKAGKEKEEAVKKLLKFEDYIYGVLKNYEVSPEIFLEQSSFMRWWIEYKGIKGTSYSSPLASFMNDVGKRKGYIQGTYDFP is encoded by the exons ATGACACACCCTATACT ATTTAGCAGTGGAATCGAGCTATCACCATTGGTCATAAGCTCTGGTCTTCTTCTTAGATCCTGGGATGTTATAGCATCTCGTCATGACAACATCGTTTCTGATGAGGGACTGGGACTGTCATGGAAACTTTACAAACAACCGGGTACTGATGTGGTGATTCTAGCGTTTGAGGCCTCATCAGATTCTTCTTCCAAACTTCAACCTGATTTGGTTCCATATTCTGATTTGCTTCTCTCTACCAAGAGCAATCCAGAATTCTCTGTTAATAACACTGCAGTTACCCTTTTCTATGAAAATCATCAGAAGCTTGCTCAGTTGTTGAAATCTGAG ATTAACCTTTCCAACCAATCCAATACCAAATTGATTGTTACTGGACATGGTCTTGGAGGATCAGTTGCTTCTCTATTCACTATATCACTACTAGACAACGTTGGTTCAGGAAAGAAGCGCCCACTCTGCATCACCTTTGGCTCACCCCTTGTTGGTGACAAGAAATTACAACAAGCCATATCCCGTAGTGCTCATTGGAATTCTTGCTTTCTGCATGTTGTGTCGCACAAAGACCCGCTTCCAAGGCTCTTCATTGCAAATTCCTACATGCCTTTTGGAACATTTCTCTTCTGTTCTGATAAAAGTTCTACTTGTTTTGAGAACCCTGACTCTAGTTTGGAAATTCTCGTGCAATTGGGCTCAATCAATGCTCAAAGTCAAGGAAATCAATCTTCTGAGTACggaaatataattgaaaatctCAAACCAATTTGCAAGGATTTGACTACTCGGGCTGAAGACAAGTTTCAACCAGATTCACTACTTGCTTGTATCAGTTTGCAGTTGCAGGCACTAGGATTGACACCACAAATTCAG cagcagcaacagaaCATTGATATCAATGCTCTGGAAGCAAAGATGAAAAAACTAGAAGAAAAGCTTATTGTCCAAAGGAGGATAATATTTGATCCTTCCAAGAAATTGAATCAAATGAAGGGACACATGGCTCAACTTGAATGGTACAAGAAGGAAACTAAAGATGAGGGGAAAGGGTACTATGACAGCTACAAGAACATGTACTACCAAAGGGACCATGATGTTGTAGAGCTGCACAAAAAGCTAACCATTTACTGGGAAAAGATGGTTGAAGAAGCAAAGTTGAAGCCTCAGAGAGAAGGCTCCGCTTTTCGTACCCGTTATCTCTATGGTGGAACTACCTACAGGAGAATGGTTGAACCATTAGCTATTTCTCAGTACTATAAAGACGGGGGTGATGactatatgaagaagaaaaggtcTAAGCACTTTGAACTGTTGGAGGAGTGGTTGAACGAAGCAGGTGATAAAGATAAAAAGAATTTGCAGAGTACAAGTAAGAAAAATGTGCAAGCTATATTAACCATAGATTCTTGCTTTTGGGCACATGTTGAAGAAGCTCTCCTCTCATGCAAAGAGTTGAAGGCTggcaaagagaaagaagaggCAGTGAAGAAATTGCTTAAATTTGAGGACTATATTTATGGGGTGCTTAAGAATTATGAAGTGTCCCCTGAGATTTTCTTGGAGCAAAGCAGCTTTATGCGTTGGTGGATTGAGTATAAAGGAATTAAGGGAACTTCATATAGTTCACCACTCGCCAGCTTCATGAACGATGTTGGCAAGCGTAAGGGGTATATTCAGGGAACTTATGATTTCCCCTGA